The sequence below is a genomic window from Anas platyrhynchos isolate ZD024472 breed Pekin duck chromosome 20, IASCAAS_PekinDuck_T2T, whole genome shotgun sequence.
CCAAGCCATAATGTAGGTACCTGATTTGTTGCACCTGTGCTGACGTAGGAGTTGTAATAGACAGGTGTGATCTCCAACAGCACCGTGACTTGGGTTTGTATATTTAATGAGTAAGCCCCAGGTGGATGGATATATTTAGAaataggaaaagcaaacagaagtaaGTCATTAACTTGGACTAACAACTGGCATTAGTATCTTAGAATTAGAATGTTAAAGTATTACCTCTACCTTGAAACTTCTAAAAGAAGTCTTCTAGAACACGCAGATGCATTGTCATTCAACAGCTATCTTGGCTTTCATACGCACATTTGTTTAGATTTGCCAGGACAAATTATTGGAGCTGCTTTCAATCTGTGCTTATCAGCAAAGTGAAAAGTAATCAGGAGGCACCAGCACTCTTTCTGCAGAGGGGAAGCTGATATCCAGGCCAGAAGGCTGCTCAAGGCACAGCAGGGCTGACGCTTGGAACGATGACTTTCTACCAAAGACACCGCCACTGGAGGAAGCAGGGAAAGGCTCTGTTCCCAGAGCAGTTCCTCGTACTGGGAAAGGCTTCAACGCCATTTCCAGTGCTGAGGAAAAAGTCCTGGCATGGGACAAGCCAACAAGAGGTTGTGTTTTGTCTGCAGAGGGCTGGAGATAGCAGAGGTGGCACAAGGGAGGAGGACAATTCCTGTTCCAGCTAAGTGCAGGCGGCTTAGTGCCCACAAAGCTGCTTAGCGCATGCATTTTGCCAGAGGGCAGCTTTTAAAAGAGGCAAAGCCTCTTACACTGAGAAGGCAAGGATTTGGTGGAGGTGCTGACTATTCTCAATACCCTGAGGAGAAATGGAACCAGGGGATGCTGGCACAAAGTTGGAAAAAAGTGATGACCTTTTAGCACTGGGGCAGAGAGGCCTTTTTCCCATTCTGTCCAAGCAGGGCAGCGTGAGCACGCAGTACTGGGGCTGTCTTTGTAGACATCAAGCCTTCACTTTAatttgctttcctctgcagaTTATTTGTGCACTCCAGAGGAAAATGTTTACAAGATAGACTTCACCAGGTTCAAAATCCGGGACATGGAATCTGGCACGGTGTTGTTTGAAATCACCAAACCAGCAGCATCAGGTGAGTGTGCACacaaaatactgtttaaatgaagaaaaaaatgctcatgTCTGCTTCCTTTTGCCATGCCCTTTACTCAACGTGTTTTGCAAAAATAGGAGACGCTTTCACCTACAAGAGGGTTTGAGTCCCAGCTTGCAGCAGAAGTCCTATTCAGGTACCACTTTGTACTAATAGTGAACAGAAGTCATTGCTACTGTATTCTTGTGATTGCCATCTGTGGTGAGAAAGGACAGATGGATATGGTAAATAGAAGCAAAGAAGGAGGAGGTCAGCACTTGTTACTTTGCTGGCTGTTCATCAGCTAGAGTCCTCCTCTTCCTAGCTTAGCTGTTAGCCTCATGGCTTTTGGTCAGGAGTCTTGAAAATGGTGTTTCCAAAAGGGACAACCTTTATGTCAGATGTGCAAACTGAAAATTTGCATCCTACTCTCACCTCCATTAATTTGTTAGGTGTTACTTGTAAGCATCGAAGTGTTACTGTTACCAGCGATAAAATGAAACACCAGTGCAACTGTTCTTTTCATGATCACTTATTGTTTTGTATCTTCCTCATTCCCCTGCATGTGAGAGGAAGTTTTCTGTAGCTTAGAGATAACAGACCTGGTATACTAAGGTGAAATGGCTTGTACAGAGTCACCCTGCAATCCTGAATCAGAGGTAGGAGCAGTAAGTGCCTTCAGAAGATGTGTATAAACCAAAGGGCAGTCTTGCAAACACTCACTGAGTGACCAGCAGTGGATGGCTTAGAGAGGACAGGAAGGTGGTAAGCCCATCATCCAGCATTCTTGGAATAGTTTCCTGGCCTATATTATTGTATGATTGCAGGAGTTCCTTTGGAGCAGATGATGTCATCATATTTAAtagccttcattttttttttttttgtcctatgGCAAGGAATCTCCCTGCTTAACCACATGCTATGGTTAGGACTGCCTACTTTTGCTTTGGATCTATTGCATGCTCATGTCTATTGCATTAAGTGTCCTATAATTATTGCACTAGAAGAGACGGTGAGCAGCTAAGTTTTAAAGCTCCCAATTTATATACTCTCAAAAAACAGAGTTTCGCCTCCCTTCAGTGTCAGCAAGAGAAACCTAAGAGGAACTTTGTAACGCAGATAagagtttggtttgtttgttgtttctcttcttcttcttctttttattctattttttttttaaagaaatacctTTAAGGAAATTGTCTTGATAACAATTTAAAGTTCGTTCTGTACAAAGTTGCCCCCCCTCATACCATACTGACTCTGAAATTCTTGTGTGAATCTCATTGTGACTTATTTTATGAACTTGGATAATAAATCTGTTAACGAATTGAGTGTAATGAAATCACTGAAGTGGCTCCTATTAAcaataaggaaaataagaattagAATCTCTAATGCATAGGTCATACTCCTTTAGTTTGGTGAGGAACCCAGAAACTTTGATCTGTGAACCTTTTTGCTCTTAAGGCACgtttttttagttaaaataaaCAACCATTTACTGTTTGTGCAGACTCTTTACAGAGAGCTCTTTGTTGATTCAGTGTTCTGCCAGAAGGGAGCTTTAGGTATGTTTTGTCCAGGAGAATTGATTTCTGGCACTGCCAAATCAATTGAAATGGTGCAGTCTGGGGCACATAAGGAGAGCAAAACTGCCACTGAAGCTGAGATCAGTGCTTATTGAGGAATAAATCACCTAACAAGGAACATACCACCTATTTTTCACAGTGGTAGTATCAAAAAGAATGTTCTCCAGGTGCAGTCTGTGTGTTGGGCTCTGTGTGAATATAGGCATAAATTTGCCAACCTCATCAGTGAGCAGAAGAGCCTGGGAAAGGTGCGTTCTGGTGCACAATGTCCTCTAGGTTTTTTACTGTGCTTCATCGTATTGTGCAGACTCTAGAAAGACACGGAGAGGTTCTCTGTGGAGGAGAGGAAAGTTAATGTGGTATTTTCACtggatttctgtttctcagacGACAGTGATGGAGCTTTGCTTTGCGCTTTTCCAGAACGTGAACACAAtgacaagaaggacattgaccCAAATGCAGGCCGGTTTGTACGCTATCAGTTTACCCCAGCTTTTCTTAGACTTCGGCAAGTGGGAGCCACGTAAGTAATTGCTCCTGTCCTACCTTGTCCAGTGCAGGAAACAACTGGAATCTTATAAAAAGTGGCTGTTGCTTGTTGATCCTGTCAGGAAGCTGAGTTAATAGGGATCTTTTGGTATGATCTCCAAACATATTTAATGTGTGCCTGGCTTTCTCCATTCCTTTAGCTTGTTTACATACCTCAGGAATAGGCATCAGGTTGAGGAGATTAATGCTAAAAGAGGCAAAATGATGGGCAGACCACCCAGATATTCCAACTCATTTGCACCAGAATAATGTTTGACGTGTCTTGTAGTACACGTGCATCCACCAATAAACCACAGCAAAATATGACACCTAAAGGATCTTTCTGTAAAGCATCAGGCCAAAGTTATTGCTCCTGTAATACAGGTGAAAGGCCACATCATTTCTGTAGTATAAGTTAAGCTTGGAGTAATTTATCTGTGGTTATATAGTGTGCACGGGGAGATGCAATTTTGGCTTGTATTTCCTTTTCTAACCCCAAAGTAGTTGTCGGGGGAGGTTCTTTGTCTGTACTGGAGATTTTAGAAGGATATGGGTCATTATATGGCAGGTTCTTtgttatctttctttttctgtacatTCACTTAAGTTTAAATTAGATCTAATTAAGAGCTTTATGCCCATTGCTATTACAGCATTAAGTCCATAATACTATAATTGAGCATCAGTTACAGTTTGTAGTAAGAACCTATTTTTTTTACGTATGCAAAATCATGTTGGATTGCAGTTTGATAGATCCCATCAGCAGGAAACATATATttaacaaaaactgaaaaaaaaaaggagataaattaaaattcagcatttggttgtgataaaaaaaaaaagaattacaatTTGTTGACAGAGTGTTTAGAGTAAAGTTGCACATAACCACTTCCTCCTCGTTTTAAAGAGCTACACCGTTTAGATTTtgtcttggaagaaaaaattatgTACCATTTAGCAGCTTTTTGACTGCTATTCTGTTAAAATGGTAAACACACAACTTCTGATTTGTGCTAAACTACTCACAATGTATTCCAAGTCTAGTTATAATTAGTGTATCATATATAATTAACACTACCTTTCTCTCAGAGGTCATGCTTCCTAGTAAGATAAACTTGAATTTGGAGCTGATTGAAACTTCTTCCcttttactatttaaaaaacagaaaaggatgaAAGACAGTTTATCAGtatatctgttttatttttaatgcctatcagaagaattaaaataatttaatagcaGTGTAACTTGAATGCAATGCAATAAGGAACTTCTACTGAGTGACCTAGTGAAGTACCCGGTATATTTAGAGGGATCTGTTTTTCACTGAAGATGATTTTAAGATTGTCTtgtgtttccttctttttttttttcgtagtaaaaataattaagataaaGTATAAACTATGATTTATAATGCCATGTGTTGTCATTGTGAACTTTttaggaaaaggaggaaaagatcCTGTGAATAATACCAGTGCTTTTTAGTTTGGGCTTTTCTTAAAAGAGCTCTATTCTACGTTTTGGGAATGGTTGAAACTCATGCTTAAGGAATAAAACTCATTTCACtcttatctttctttttcagggTGGAATTCACAGTAGGGGACAAACCCATCAATAACTTTCGCATGATTGAGAGGCACTACTTCCGGGATCAATTGCTCAAGAGTTTTGATTTTGAATTTGGGTTCTGCATTCCCAGCAGTAAAAATACTTGTGAGCACATCTATGAATTCCCACAGCTCTCCGAGGATCTCAGTAAGCGCTTTTCAATTACTGTGAGGTTAATCTCAGGTGTTTTGAAGAAGCACTTTCTTACAAGCTGTCTATAAAAAGTGGCTATGGCAGAATACTTCCAAGTATCTCCCagacaaagatttatttatttatttatttatttttccccttcatagAAAGGAAACTTCAGTGTCTGGGATAattgtgtttttataaaaataactaaaaactAGGACTAAAAAGATATCCAGTAAACAGGTAACTTAAGTTACCTGTTATGTTCTATTTTACTGTTTGATATACTACATtgagaagttgttttttttttagtatgaccataccttttattttttctcccctctcccaaGACAAACAGGCATGACTACTAAATCTGAGTGACCTTACATTCTTTATAACCCCGATAATGTATGTCAGTACTCGTATTACAGTCTGTGGAAAATGCAGTGGTATACTGCTGTCTCACCACaagaaatttcttttgaacTGTGTTGAGGATAGGTAGAACACTTATACTTTGTATGGTGCCTTAACATGTTTGGGTTCCTTAGAACTTTAAACAAAGGGTTTGGGTAGTTTTTTGGttgggcttttattttatttttttttaacttgagtGTTTGCTGCTATCTGAGTAATGCTATTAAACATAACTGAGACGCAGTCTCCACAAAACCCAGTGCAGACTATTTGCCTCCgtgtaacacttttttttttttttccctgcagttcGAGAGATGATCCTTCATCCATATGAGACACAGTCGGACAGTTTCTACTTCGTAGATAACAAGCTGGTGATGCACAACAAGGCGGATTATTCGTACAGTGGAGGACCTTGAGCACAGGATGGGCAGCCAACCTGTGCTGGCCTTCACTTTCCTATCGAAGTCGTCAGGGACACCAACACCTTCAGTTCAGTTGCCTACAACGTCAACTGGACAAGAATCCACAAACCAAGGACTCTGCCACAGTAGGAGTTTCATGACTAAATTTGCCAGTGTAATCTCGTTCGATCTTTGAAGCAGGCCCAGTTCTTCAGAACCCTAAGCAGTTCTACAATGCTAAGTGATCTTTGGATACCACTACCCTAAGTTTTTTAGGTGTCTGCTTTGAAAATGGCCTTGTGGGACCTGGGGGATTTTGCCCTAATTGTGCGGATTTGTGTTCTTGTCCTCAAGCATTTTTAGGACGTGATTGCTTTCTCAAAGAATGCAGTCAGAGAAACCACGTGAGTGGATGGATGCAAATGCagagttttgtttatttctttctctttgtgaaTGCTTCAAAAGCACGGTCAATGTAACTTGTACATCCAGTTGAAAACCTTACAAAATCAAGTATCATCCTTAGATTATTTCTCTAAATAAGCATCtcatccttttgttttgttccttctatgtatatattttttttaatctcagaaATAATGAAACTTGCAGTGAAGACCAGTATTTCAATGACAGCTATTTTTAATCAGGTACTGGCCATTTGCATTTCAGATGGAAGCAAAATAGTGTTGAGTATATACAAACTCTCATAAGCATTCTccattaatttcatttcttgCAAACTGAATCTAGAATAACCTGGAAAAAACGAAGGATTTTAGTTTTGCTTTAACACTTATACATAGCTAACATTCAGCCTATTCATGCTATACGTTATACATGCCTGTTCTCTTTCATCTCTGCTCATACTAAAACAAGGGCTTCAGCAATGCTTGCTAGAGCAACGCTTTGATTTGTCTAGGGCAATCAGAAGGTGTGGAATATCCAATTTTTCATTCCTGTCTGAAGAATGTTATAAAGGtgtttttccctttgttaaaaatgttttgcattggATATTAATACAAGAGAATCAGTCTAATAACGTAGCCTTTAAGCTACAGCAAAAATATAGCAAAAGCTCTCTCTTCAGACTCCGTAAGAAGTCTAAGAACAATCTTGCACAAGTTTCTCAGGCTGTACTTCTTAGAAAGGTATTAGTGCAGTGAAGCAGCAACATCAAAAGAGTAAACTAGTgcatgcaaaacaaaacctgagaAGGCTGTGTGGGGTGAAATGCTTTCATCCTTTATTTTTGCCTAAGTAGCCTGTTGTCATGAAACCCTTACTCTAAAGATGAGTTCAGAgatactttaaaagaaaaaaaaaaggcagttgcAGTTTGTAGATATTTCTATAAATACTTGATGTCTCCATGTCTATTTCTGTGAGTTTAAGTGGAACGTTGTATGTTAGCCTCAGATATGTGTGACTGtaataatttttataaaatagCATTTCCAGTTAACATCTTTCTAGTCACAGTCCAAGTCAAACAGGAGAACTACAAATGGTTTCAAATGCAGCCATCTGTCTAAGAACAGGGAGATTTTGTACTGTTATTGGAGTTGTGATCATTATCAAATGTGTTAGCATTTGTATCTGTTTTGGCTTTCTTTAATTCTGAAGGAGGATTcaattttctaaagaaatacaGTGAGTTTAGGTACTGTACTCTTGTACTGTAgtacaagttgtttttttttaagattgaaAGTATGTAGAGTTCACTGATTTTACACAGTATCTTACAGTAATTATTATCACAATGAGATTTgtatttattgctattttttttgaCTCTAGTGTATAAAACCATAAAAGTTAGCCTACAGCTGACTTACCAGTTTGAggtttgcaaagaatttccttaTTATTCGTAATATGCTTTGAGCTACTGATCACTAAGTTTTATAGCACAATAATTACTAAAGGTGAAAATAGTTTCAAAAGTCTAGGTcctcctcactttttttttttttttttttccatcaaggCTGTTAAACTACCCTTATATTCAATGATGTTTTGCAAATTTGAATATTGATTAATTTTGTTCCAACTCTTGGATGAGCGAATGTACTGACTTGAAGACAGATCGAGTGTTTCTGAGTAGCACCTCCTacacaggttttgtttgtttgtttgtttgttatcttTAAACTCTTACCTGCTGTTCATAACAATCACTTCTGTGCGTAAGGCTTTTAAGAGACTTTCAGCAATGGTGCTTGGCCAGAATTACCAGTCTTACATTTCCAACGGCTATATCATGTCAGTATATTTCTGCGAGAGCAGTAGTTGTTCTTTGGTGTGGACTCTTGTCAGTCTTGGATTATCATACTCAGTATCCTCTCTGTATATGAATATCATAGCAAATCATTGTTTGCTGCACTGAAATGATCAtattctgctcctttttttatGCTACCTCCTTTAAAGACTTTAGGATTCAAAAACAATGGTAATTTCCTAAAAATGTTGCTGTAATCAACTAACACATGCCCCTATGAAAAAAGACCCTAAAGAAATTTACCTTGTTCCCAGCAGTGCACTATGATGTTGTTGAATGGACTTTCTCACGTTCTGTGTTTTACAGTAGGTTTGAGGTTAAACATAAGAGGATGAACTATGCACAACTGAGCTCCGTCCTGAGTTCTGCTAACTGTTCTGATAATTCAGATTCTATGAGTTGTAATTTCAGGCTAATAGAAAATTTAGTGTGAATCCTACAGGAGATATTTTACTAAGTAAATTTACTGTCTTCTATTATTAAGAATACTTTAAAACACGAAAAAGTTAGGCATTTCcagtaaaattaatttcaacCTGCTTTAGCTTTTCAGGTTGAggaattttacctttttttttttttttttcccctttagaaGTCCCCACATTTTCCTACAAATAAAGTTCTATTCTTAAGCCAAAGCAAATAACAAAACTTTCTGTGGGAAGTGTAATGAAGGTGTTTTTTGCTTCTCACAGCAACAGAAATCAAAGTTATCGCTTAGTTTCACTTGGaaacatctgcattttttcaaagttatctacattcaaaatatttacaaacGTGGGGGAATCACTGACCAAGGGAGAGGTTCCATTCCTTTTTTACCTATTTATGCAGCAGTGTAACATACAGTGTCAACTCGCGACGTTACATTTTTGCACATAAATAGTGTGAGAATAATGTTTCTTTGAAAACTTTTGCAGTATAGATGCTGTTCTAACGCTGCATCTGTCCTTGTTTTGCATTCATTTATGTGCAAAATTTAATGTTAAAGACCATGCATTGTAAGGCACTGAACAATTTCAATTTTCATTCATCTGAAAGTGAGCTGGTTGCTCTCAGATGAATTGTAAAGTGAAACCACATTTTCCCCTTAAATTGGCAGCTGATTCTTATTAAAAACCAGTTCAAAGTCAAATCTTAACAAAATCTTAACAGCATGGTTCAGAAAAGAATATATTAATCTTCCTGACTagttactattttttattttaatattaatcatTTTTAGGTTTACTTTGGAAGCTCACCTACAGAATCACTAAATATTGtctttgaaatttatttattttttcctctgctctcattttcaagaatattttaattagcACTATAGGTCTGTTCCAATGAACCAGTGTGGAAAATTGGGATCTggctttctgaaagcaaaagaaaacatcaaaaagCTAACCAAGATTATTTGCTAGTAATAAAATTTCTATCAGACATTGATTGTATGTGTACTTTACATAATGAATTAATCTTTGAAAAGAATTAGGTGCtaatagttatttattttttattttttttaaatgaaatcataaCTCAACACATTCTTTCACTTTCTCAGTCTTAAATCCTTTACATTTCAGGTTTTGTAAAGACAAgtaacagtaaaatatttgtgGTTAACTGCCATGCTGAATGATCTTATAATTCAAAAACTTTAGGGGCAGAAAtagaacaatttattttcaagattaACACACCCAGTATGGTTTAAATTTTTGAAGCTTTGTTCTCATTACAGCGACAAAAGCCAGAATTGTTACTCTGAATATATCCTTTGTATTGGTGACATTcatgaaataactgaataaTCCACGCTCCCTGACTCAGAGAGATTCCTCTTTTTCTTAGTctcctttatttctctttctgtagaAAGTCTCTTTAGTTTTGAAAACAATGTATTTAccaaaaaatgaaagagcaaCTAGAACTGTATGCATTGTACAAATGCTAATGAGACAGGTTTATGTGCATTGAATCTAGTGGTGAAAGTtatcttttggaaaaaaaaaatgagggagaGGGACAAGGACaggaaaaatgttaattttagcTGATTGAACCCAAGAGCTTTAAGGCCATGATAAgtgtaaacattttttcttttgagttttGAAATAGCTGGTAGCTTCTGTTAGCAGTTCTTTTAAATAAGCCTAGCACAAGCCCTATTTACAAAAGCACTGTTTATACAAATGTTTCAATACCAATCAGATATTAAATCTCACTGACAGTTCATATCATTTTTTAAACATGGAAATATGTTTGAAGAGTGTGATACTCCAGGCCTCAAGTGCAGctcaattattttctaaatcacAGGACAGTCTGACTAAGCGGGTGAAAttgtgtgtttgtgtctgtTCACAAGACATAGTTAACTGCCTCCCTAGAATCACTGTGTTAATGCCTACTGTGATGTCTGCTTGTACCTTAATGCTACACTGAGAAACCCTGTTTGAATGTGACATTGACTTTTTTGCATAGAATCAGAATTGTCTGTATTAAagtgtatttataaaaaaatatattttttgtggaAGGAAAGTAGGATTCTAGTTAATATACCGCTGGGAAAATGTTAGAAACATTTTTACCAAGTTCATTTATAATTCTTTGTATCTTGTTAGTTACCTGATCTGTTTCCTATAAGAACATCCACTGTGGCCAGTTTAGTGGCAATGCAATGCACTGTCATGCAGAGAATCTGGTTTTCAGAAAACTGGGagtcttttgtttccttttgggaCAGTAAGAAACTGAGTAGGTTGCCGGGAGAAAAAGGAACCTTGGCACCAATTCCACTTCTGTGGCTTTGGCTTCAGTAACTAGTCTGTTTGACTTGTTTGCAGATAGATAAGTAGGGCGAACAAAGATTGAGAATTCAGGGTAAGAAAATTAGATGCTACAATTTAGTCTTCCTGTAGGAGGAGAGAACTAAAACTACACAAGGACTGAATAAGGAGTACACTTGCTTATAATTATTTAACATTGGCAGCTTAGGCATAAATGTGCAGACTAGGGAATACGCTTAACTTTTTCCATTACTTCGgaaaaatggttaaaaacaTGTCACCTTCATTAGCAAGTGTTTCTTCTCCTGTAATAAAttgcaaaatgtaaaaaaaaataaataaataaaacaaaacaaaaactaaataaattattGATCATAGAAATGGGGGTTCTTGtctattttatttaacattaaatgtttattttagtacatgaaaaacatttaaatatttttatcttcccTTCATGTTTTAACTCCAGTTTTGTGCAAATTTATGTAACTACATTCAACCTCTGTGATCACAAACTAAACAATGCACGTGTAAAAACCCTTCAGTGGTTTGCATAGTTACATAagtaaaacaattaaaatgtttgaaatggGATTCAGCGTTCTGATTGGTGAGAGTATCTTGGggcataattaaaataaattattctcaaAGTACGTTAACAAAACTTAGGAGTTCCACAGATCACAGTTTTGCACAAGGTtatgcttttgaaaaatctgCCAGCTGCACTATGGAGAATTGATTTTTGAAATTAATGTGACACCTGCAATTCTCGTCTCTGCCATACCAAGTAAAACCACAACATCTGCTCAAACTGAAACAAATTGTATTGGGAtaattcaatcttttttttttttttttttttttgatgttttagtCCTGTTTTTCTCAGCATGCCCGGGAATACCTCAGTGTTTTTCTGTGAAGCAAAACAGCTTACCTACtcctagaggaaaaaaagtataatgtttttgtttgaaagtGTCTGCTGTGATTTTGATTTGTTAGAATTACAGAGGACACCTTAATAACACAGCATCCAGCAGAACAATCATTTTGTACTGGAACTCACAGAAGAAATTTATTAAGAGAAGGCTTTAACTTTTGGACTATAACTTGGAGCTGCATGAAATACCTGCACTGAATTCTGCAATTGGGTGATGACCTGAGCACAGGTTTGTAACATGACTATTGTTCAGCTATCACTCATCTGAAATCTGCGATGAAGACATAATCAAAAGTTTGACATCAAATCTCTTACAGACTCTTCTAAATCAAATGATAGCTTCTGGTTTCACCTGTACAGGCTCCCTGTGTTTAGATACTCTCTCCTGATTAAGCTTACTCTTGGAATTACCTGAACGACAGGAAGCATAAGGTCTGTTTTCTTAGAATTCTTGAAATGAGTAGATGCTGATTTCACCGAATACCTAAACAGCAGAGATTGCAAAATCAGTCCTAATAACTCTTAAGGCAGGTTAAACAGTCTCTGATGCTTTAGTATAATTTCCTGAACTGACTGTAAAACTTCTGAGGCTGAAGAGAGCCTTCaaaatcttattattttttttaaataataaattatattcaaGAAAAAGTTTCCCAGTGTTAAATGTCTACAGAAATATATGACTTAGTGTTCCTTAGAAAGCATTACCAatgctttttcatcttttttgcTTAGGTAGTATGTGTGTCTCATATTTTATGACTAAGTATGCCTAATTATTCCAGAGGTGTTCTGTACCACTCCTCAGATTTTGATTTCTTATGGTATTTGTCAGCTGCTTAGCTATTGTGGCACATCTCACATGTTCACACCATGGTTCTAATTCTTTTGTCATTATTCAAGGGCATTCATCTTCCAGTGACCTGCATTCCCTTAACATTTCTTAACTGTAATAAGAATACTTCTCACTGATTCACTATTCCAAGTTTTCCAACATTtaccttcaagaaaaaaaaatatatttttaaagtaaattttacAAAGGTCTGTCATTGCATGCTAGGATAAACCAAAGGTATTTATTCTACCTATTTAAGTCCACACAAAGGAGTAATTGCTTtacagagattatttttttttcttaaccagTGCTGTACAAGAACTTAAAACAGGAGGTGAAATCATACTgggtaatatattttaattagagCTACAAAGAGAATTTAGGTAAAGTGCAGTTGCAGTTGGATGATTCCCAGACGTTATTCTGAAAACTGACATAGGACCTTAAATAACAAAGGCCcgttttatttaataataatttaattattctAGTAGAGGGAATAAACAATGCTAATGAAGCTTGCATATGAAAGTAATTtgtagaaagaaataaaaacaggcaGGAAAGTTATAACAGCAATACATAAAATGCATAATGAAAGTTATTTTATGAAAGAAAGTTAATACATAGGGAGGAAAAGAGTTCTAAACActttgattttttcctcttctaccTAATGACAGAATGAATCAGAAGAGGGGAATTCCAGACTGGATAATTTATAATCTTTATAGTTTATCTATAATGAGTCAAAAAATGATTCCAGATCAAGAATTATTGGAATAGACCAGATTTGCTGTATTTACTGTAACAGTTATGTACACAGCTGTATCTCTTTTACTTGCTTAGCTATAGGAAGAgtaagtacctttttttttttcagtaataagACAAAATTCAGTAGCAAAGCTTGCGTAAAGGAAAACGTCCTGCAGTTGTATGTAAAGCTTCcagtaaaattcattttttaaagatgtatttCCTCATGCACACAGCTAAACAGAGAGGTGGGTGCACAAAG
It includes:
- the UNC119 gene encoding protein unc-119 homolog A isoform X2; protein product: MKVKKSSGAGTGAGTGTGTGSGAAAAARTEEELGRKALIGPDDVLGLQRVTSDYLCTPEENVYKIDFTRFKIRDMESGTVLFEITKPAASEREHNDKKDIDPNAGRFVRYQFTPAFLRLRQVGATVEFTVGDKPINNFRMIERHYFRDQLLKSFDFEFGFCIPSSKNTCEHIYEFPQLSEDLIREMILHPYETQSDSFYFVDNKLVMHNKADYSYSGGP
- the UNC119 gene encoding protein unc-119 homolog A isoform X1, whose translation is MKVKKSSGAGTGAGTGTGTGSGAAAAARTEEELGRKALIGPDDVLGLQRVTSDYLCTPEENVYKIDFTRFKIRDMESGTVLFEITKPAASDDSDGALLCAFPEREHNDKKDIDPNAGRFVRYQFTPAFLRLRQVGATVEFTVGDKPINNFRMIERHYFRDQLLKSFDFEFGFCIPSSKNTCEHIYEFPQLSEDLIREMILHPYETQSDSFYFVDNKLVMHNKADYSYSGGP
- the UNC119 gene encoding protein unc-119 homolog A isoform X3 — translated: MESSWPSVAVGDYLCTPEENVYKIDFTRFKIRDMESGTVLFEITKPAASDDSDGALLCAFPEREHNDKKDIDPNAGRFVRYQFTPAFLRLRQVGATVEFTVGDKPINNFRMIERHYFRDQLLKSFDFEFGFCIPSSKNTCEHIYEFPQLSEDLIREMILHPYETQSDSFYFVDNKLVMHNKADYSYSGGP
- the UNC119 gene encoding protein unc-119 homolog A isoform X4 produces the protein MESGTVLFEITKPAASEREHNDKKDIDPNAGRFVRYQFTPAFLRLRQVGATVEFTVGDKPINNFRMIERHYFRDQLLKSFDFEFGFCIPSSKNTCEHIYEFPQLSEDLIREMILHPYETQSDSFYFVDNKLVMHNKADYSYSGGP